A single Corynebacterium resistens DSM 45100 DNA region contains:
- a CDS encoding RNA-binding S4 domain-containing protein, producing the protein MTAEAEAHKKVRIDAWAWSVRLFKTRSQAAQACRAGHVKINGEAVKPAQAVEVGDVVRVWVNHRERIVKVQKLLVKRVGADIARAAYEDRTPEQIMPAMPRRDRGAGRPTKRERRQLERFKRGII; encoded by the coding sequence GTGACTGCCGAAGCAGAAGCGCACAAGAAGGTGCGCATCGATGCCTGGGCGTGGTCAGTTCGCTTATTCAAGACCCGTTCGCAGGCAGCGCAGGCATGTCGCGCCGGGCACGTAAAAATCAACGGGGAAGCGGTAAAGCCTGCTCAAGCCGTTGAGGTGGGGGATGTGGTTCGTGTATGGGTTAACCATCGCGAACGCATCGTGAAGGTCCAGAAGTTGCTGGTTAAACGCGTTGGGGCGGATATCGCACGCGCGGCCTATGAAGACCGCACTCCGGAGCAGATCATGCCCGCGATGCCACGGCGGGACCGTGGCGCGGGCCGGCCGACCAAACGCGAGCGCCGACAGTTAGAGCGTTTCAAGCGCGGGATCATTTAG
- a CDS encoding IMPACT family protein yields the protein MPTKAEDYLCPAPHSGKVAARAEIEIKRSHFIGLAARTPTEESARDFIASVRSTYPDARHHCSAYIIHQVAAQPIERSSDDGEPSGTAGKPMLEVVRGIEDITVVVVRYFGGVLLGTGGLVRAYQDATRHALGELSLVRRRQRQLFRFQLDHAEAGRVEADIRATGFDVQEVDYGAKVTMRVATDDGEELANRIAALTGGQVEVERDGQAWVESPHAQ from the coding sequence ATGCCGACCAAAGCCGAAGACTATTTATGCCCTGCACCGCACTCGGGAAAGGTTGCCGCGCGGGCTGAAATTGAAATCAAGCGTTCCCACTTCATCGGCCTTGCTGCGCGCACTCCAACCGAAGAATCCGCCCGGGATTTTATCGCCAGCGTTCGGTCCACTTACCCCGATGCGCGGCATCATTGCAGCGCCTACATCATCCACCAAGTTGCAGCCCAGCCGATCGAGCGCTCGAGCGATGATGGTGAGCCCTCGGGTACTGCGGGTAAACCGATGTTAGAGGTCGTGCGGGGCATTGAGGACATCACGGTGGTTGTCGTGCGCTATTTCGGCGGGGTGTTGCTGGGTACCGGTGGGTTGGTGCGGGCGTATCAGGATGCCACTCGCCACGCGCTCGGGGAGCTTTCTTTGGTCCGACGCCGACAGCGCCAGCTTTTTCGCTTCCAACTGGATCACGCGGAAGCCGGCCGGGTGGAAGCTGATATCCGCGCGACAGGGTTTGATGTTCAAGAGGTGGACTACGGCGCGAAGGTCACTATGCGGGTGGCAACAGATGACGGGGAAGAGTTGGCGAATCGGATTGCAGCGCTGACTGGTGGGCAGGTTGAGGTCGAACGTGATGGGCAAGCATGGGTAGAATCACCTCATGCTCAATAA
- a CDS encoding GTP pyrophosphokinase, with product MSANDERTLAAYDSWRHDNPDAATKLRDKVIDALDDAGLAFDQVAVRIKDRDSFAAKLRNEAYPDYVDLGSAYDILGVRVIAYHSSEIPQLKEALGEVFDIEQEVDKAAETARAGRFGYASQHLIARDGDHLVEIQLRTVLQHAWAEFEHDIRYKNHVSDPEVDRAFTLAAGLIELADQQFDKIAEFMEDCDREGEKGEDEKITADTLPRELTRIAGDKYPTSRVEYYNYAVDMLHAHGISTYKQLRALMRNLDKLRAAMNYPYHPGQVRLVDDMLLYTFGRDHIRKTVHIGENAGSRPGRLGNRWQKLDQKSLHDQNKKQKAK from the coding sequence ATGTCAGCGAATGACGAGCGAACACTTGCTGCCTACGACTCATGGCGGCATGACAATCCCGATGCAGCCACGAAACTGCGGGATAAGGTTATCGACGCCCTCGATGATGCCGGCCTCGCTTTCGACCAGGTAGCCGTACGGATCAAAGACCGCGATAGCTTCGCAGCCAAACTCCGCAACGAGGCCTACCCAGATTACGTAGATCTAGGAAGCGCTTATGACATTCTGGGCGTGCGCGTTATTGCCTATCACTCCTCGGAGATCCCACAGTTGAAGGAAGCTCTGGGTGAGGTTTTCGACATTGAACAAGAGGTGGACAAGGCCGCCGAAACCGCCCGCGCCGGGCGATTCGGCTACGCTTCCCAGCACCTGATTGCCCGTGATGGCGACCACCTGGTTGAGATTCAACTCCGAACAGTTTTGCAACATGCGTGGGCGGAGTTCGAGCACGATATTCGCTACAAGAATCACGTTAGCGACCCAGAGGTTGATCGCGCTTTCACGTTAGCTGCCGGGTTGATCGAACTAGCGGATCAACAGTTCGACAAGATCGCGGAATTCATGGAGGATTGTGACCGCGAAGGCGAAAAGGGTGAGGATGAGAAGATCACGGCGGATACTTTGCCCCGGGAGCTCACCAGAATCGCGGGTGACAAATATCCCACCAGTCGCGTGGAATACTACAACTACGCGGTGGACATGTTGCATGCCCATGGAATCTCCACCTACAAACAACTGCGTGCGCTGATGCGCAATCTCGACAAACTACGCGCAGCGATGAACTACCCTTATCATCCCGGTCAAGTGCGGCTGGTCGACGACATGTTGCTTTACACCTTCGGCCGTGACCATATCCGCAAAACCGTGCACATCGGCGAAAACGCGGGTTCGCGGCCTGGTCGGCTGGGTAACCGCTGGCAAAAACTGGATCAGAAGTCCCTGCACGACCAAAACAAAAAACAAAAAGCTAAATGA
- the treZ gene encoding malto-oligosyltrehalose trehalohydrolase produces the protein MDEAMVAGANEVPAKKNTYTVWAPRADEIQLVLNGETHPMSRAGEWFTSEIEPRLGDRYGFKIDGGDPIADPCSRRQPDGIHGLSEHWEIDRPRSPINTDLAGQVLYELHVGTFTPEGTLDSAVDKLDYLAELGVTAVELMPVQPFGGQRNWGYDGVYWHAVSEVYGGPDALVRFIDAAHSRGLAVVLDVVYNHFGPDGAYGNLFGPYTAGGSTGWGEVVNLQGKGSDGVRKYILEAVRQWTQDFGIDGLRLDAVHAFDDTGAFSITEQIRDAAAPSFVIAETDQNDPRYTEQFGIAQWDDDIHHAIHAAVSGEVHGYYADFGSTEVLAETLKNGFWHDGKYSTFRGRTHGRALDFDSIQRHQLVTYTTTHDQTGNRARGDRPSMNLTGPQQVLKAALVLISPYTPMLFMGEEWGASTPFAFFVDHENTDLNDATRAGRLREFSRMGWAPDDVPDPAAAETYEASKLKWEERLNGDHARIAEAYRDLIEMRAQLGMADADVVEATPGDGWVRMGYATEAHVVTVLANLSDATRLPSDGHELGPWEVRIDVAAREDNPS, from the coding sequence ATGGACGAAGCCATGGTTGCAGGCGCAAACGAAGTACCCGCAAAGAAGAACACCTACACCGTGTGGGCACCCCGCGCAGATGAGATTCAGTTGGTACTCAATGGGGAAACCCATCCCATGAGCCGTGCTGGCGAGTGGTTTACCAGTGAAATTGAACCCCGACTGGGCGATCGGTACGGCTTCAAGATTGATGGCGGGGATCCCATTGCAGATCCGTGTTCACGTCGCCAGCCGGACGGCATTCACGGGCTGTCGGAGCATTGGGAGATTGATCGGCCGCGCTCCCCCATCAACACCGATCTCGCCGGCCAAGTGCTCTACGAATTGCATGTTGGCACATTCACCCCTGAGGGAACCCTGGATTCGGCAGTCGACAAGCTAGATTACCTCGCGGAACTGGGCGTAACCGCGGTGGAGCTCATGCCTGTGCAGCCTTTCGGTGGCCAGCGTAACTGGGGATATGACGGGGTTTATTGGCACGCCGTCTCGGAAGTTTATGGCGGGCCGGACGCATTGGTTAGGTTTATCGACGCCGCGCACAGCCGCGGCCTCGCCGTTGTCTTGGATGTTGTTTACAACCACTTCGGCCCTGACGGCGCCTATGGAAACCTGTTCGGCCCGTACACAGCGGGGGGCTCAACAGGGTGGGGCGAGGTCGTCAATCTGCAAGGAAAAGGCTCCGATGGGGTGCGCAAATACATTTTGGAGGCCGTGCGCCAGTGGACGCAGGATTTCGGCATCGACGGCCTACGCTTGGATGCGGTACATGCTTTCGATGACACAGGGGCATTTAGCATCACCGAACAGATCCGCGACGCAGCGGCGCCGAGCTTCGTGATTGCCGAAACGGACCAGAATGATCCCCGATACACCGAGCAGTTCGGTATCGCACAATGGGATGACGATATTCACCACGCGATCCACGCCGCGGTTTCCGGTGAAGTTCATGGCTACTATGCGGATTTCGGTTCCACAGAGGTACTGGCGGAGACCCTGAAAAACGGGTTCTGGCACGACGGTAAGTACTCCACTTTCCGCGGACGCACGCACGGTCGCGCGCTTGACTTCGATAGCATTCAGCGCCACCAGCTAGTGACTTACACCACCACGCACGATCAGACAGGCAACCGTGCTCGCGGGGATCGCCCCAGCATGAACCTGACGGGTCCTCAACAAGTCCTGAAGGCTGCACTCGTCCTGATCAGCCCCTACACTCCCATGCTGTTCATGGGTGAGGAATGGGGCGCTTCCACGCCATTTGCGTTCTTCGTCGATCACGAAAATACAGATCTCAACGATGCCACTCGCGCCGGGCGGTTACGCGAGTTCTCGCGTATGGGCTGGGCGCCCGATGACGTGCCGGATCCCGCGGCCGCGGAGACCTACGAGGCGTCGAAACTCAAATGGGAAGAACGGCTAAACGGTGACCATGCCCGCATCGCCGAGGCGTACCGCGATCTCATAGAGATGCGCGCGCAGCTGGGCATGGCGGATGCTGACGTGGTTGAGGCAACTCCCGGCGACGGTTGGGTGCGCATGGGGTACGCGACCGAGGCTCATGTGGTCACGGTGTTAGCCAATCTTTCCGACGCCACGCGGTTGCCCTCCGACGGCCATGAACTGGGCCCCTGGGAGGTGCGGATCGACGTGGCTGCACGGGAAGACAACCCCTCCTAG